The Allorhodopirellula heiligendammensis DNA segment ATGGCGAAGCCGAATTCCTGCGGCGTGCACGCTTAGTTCGGCAGTACGGCGCGGCCGCAGTCGTGATGGCCTTCGACGAAGAGGGACAAGCCGCTGACGAAGATAACAAGGTGCGAATTTGCAAACGCGCCTACGATCTGCTTACCAAGGAACTCGACTTCCCGACCGAAGACATTATTTTTGATCCGAACATTCTTACCATCGCCACCGGGATGGAAGAGCACAACAATTACGCAGTCGATTTCATCAATGCTGTCCGGCGGATCAAGGTCGAATGCCCCGGGGCCAAAACCAGTGGTGGTGTCAGTAACATTAGCTTCAGTTTCCGCGGCAACGACCCCGTCCGCGAAGCCATTCACAGCGCGTTCCTCTACCACGCGATTGCCGCTGGCTTGGACATGGGAATCGTCAATGCGGGCCAGCTGGAGGTTTACGAACAGGTCCCCAAAGATCTGCTGGAGCGGGTCGAAGACGTACTGCTGAATCGGCGTAGTGACGCCACCGAGCGAATGCTCGAATTCGCCGAAACTGTGAAGAGCGGTGGCAAAAAGAAATCTGGCGAGGATCTCGCATGGCGAAGTGAGCCGGTTGCCGAGCGGATGAAACACGCGCTCGTTAAAGGCATCGACAAGTACATCACCGAGGACACTGAGGAAGCTCGCCAGCATTTCGATCGCTGCATCCAAGTGATCGAAGGTCCCCTGATGGACGGCATGAAAGTCGTCGGCGATCTGTTTGGACAGGGCAAGATGTTCCTCCCCCAAGTCGTCAAGTCGGCGCGCGTGATGAAGAAGGCGGTTGCCTACCTCGAGCCCTACATGGACGAAGAGAAACGGTTGGCCGGAACCCAAGACGAAGCCGCGCGGGGCAAGTTCCTCATCGCAACCGTCAAGGGTGACGTCCACGATATCGGTAAGAATATCGTTGGCGTCGTCTTGCAGTGCAATAACTACGAGGTCATCGATCTGGGCGTGATGGTATCCTCCGAAAAGATCCTGGAGGAGGCCATCAAGCAGAACGTGGACATGATCGGTTTAAGCGGCCTGATCACACCATCGCTCGACGAGATGACACATGTCGCTCGGGAGATGAAACGAAGCGGGTTTACGATGCCGCTCTTGGTCGGCGGTGCCACCACAAGTGCTAAGCACACCGCCGTCAAGATCGCTCCCGGATACGACGGCCCCGTAATCCACGTGCTCGACGCGAGTCGCAGCGTGAACGTGGTCGAACGGTTGCTCAGCAAGGAACACCGTGACGAATTCATTGCTGATAACGTCGAAACACAAAAGAAACTCGTGGCCAGTTTCCAGGGTCGCAAGCAGACCCTTGTGCCCTACGCCGAAGCACTTGAAAAGCACTTCCAAACCGATTGGGCGAACGTCCAAATTGACAAGCCATCCTTCACTGGCACACGCGTGCTCAAGGACATTCCGCTTGCAGAGATTCGACCCTATATCGATTGGTCGCCCTTCTTCAGTACTTGGGAATTGAAGGGAAAGTATCCCAAGATTCTTCAGGACAAAGTCGTGGGCGAGCAAGCCAAAGAGCTGTTTCAAGATGCCAATAGCTTGCTCGACGAAGTCATCGCAGGCAAATTGCTGACCGCCAACGCGGTGTACGGTTTCTGGCCTGCAGCGAGCGATGGCGAGGACGTGATCCTGTACACCGATGAGTCCCGGAGCGAGGAACTCTCACGGTTGCACTTCTTACGCCAGCAATGGGAGCGCAAGGGCCAAGCTGATTATCGTTCTCTGGCCGATTACATCGCGCCGCTTGACAGCGGTCGCGAAGACTATATCGGTGGCTTTGCCGTCACCACCGGCATCGGTGCCATGGAACTTGCGATGAAGTACAAGGAGGAGCTCGATGACTACAAAGCCATCATGGTGCAAGCGATCGCAGACCGGCTCGCCGAAGGACTCGCCGAAATGCTCCACGAACGGGCTCGTGGTGACTGGGGATTCGGCAACTCAGAAGGACTATCCAAAGAAGAATTGATCGGTGAGAGCTACCGCGGTATCCGACCTGCTGCAGGTTATCCAGCCTGCCCGGATCACACTGAAAAGCGGACCCTCTTCGATTTACTCGACGCTGAAAAGCAGACCGGAATCGAACTCACCAGCAGCTATGCCATGACTCCCGGCGCTGCCGTGAGTGGCCTGTACTTCGGTCACCCCGAAGCTCGCTACTTCACGGTCGAACGGATGACCAAGGATCAAATCGAATCCTATGCGAAGCGGAAAGGCTGGCCGATTGAAACCGTCGAGCGTTGGCTGGCTCCCAATTTGGCGTACTAAGAAACCGAGCCAATCCGTTGTACGTCGCGTCCCGACGGCGTCTACGCGAAACTCTTGGTATCCGCTATGCTGTGAAATTCCTATCCAGAGGCGGGACGTACGCAACAGGTTTTCTGACGAACGATGAAGCTCATCATTGCCATTATTCAGCCCTCGCGGCTTGACGCCGTCAAAGAGGCCCTGACCCGAGTCGAAGTCCATCGCTTGACTGTGGTAGATTGTCAGGGGTTTGGTCGTCAGCGAGGCCAGACCGGTGGCATGCGCGGCCGCGACTACGGCGTCAATTTGCTACGAAAAGTACAGCTGCAGATAGGAGTTAACGAAGAATTCGTGCAGCCAACAATCGATGCGATCCTGGCCGGCGGGCGCAGTAGCGAACAAGGTGAACTCGGCGACGGTAAGATTTTTGTACTCCCCATCGACGACTGCATTCGCATCCGCACTGGTGAGCGCGGCAGCGACGCGATTTGAGTAGTGCCATGACCCGCCCCCGTGGTAAAATCACGCATAATCAACCCGCTGGACCACCCGTCTAGCACCTATTAGAATATCCCGCTAGTCAATTGGGGTTGTAGCTCAGCTGGGAGAGCGCTGCGTTCGCAATGCAGAGGTCGAGAGTTCAAATCTCTTCAGCTCCACTACCGAATAGCCCGTAAAACCCTGCGTTTTGCGGGCTATTTCGCTATCTTGGCGCGAGTCCTGGCAGTTTGCCAATTCCGCCAAATCTGCCATGTTTTGACACTCTCTCCCAGATTTCGGGGGAACAGGAGGGGGAACGAACTCTTGGTTGCTGGGCTCGATGGCACCACGTGATGGATCTTCAACCGGCGGGGCAAGCGTGATCGTCGGCAGTAGTTCGACCGCCCCGGCTTTGTCAAGCAGCCCCTCGTCGGTGTACGTGTTCATTGTCAACGCAATGTCGCTGTGACGCATCACGGCTTGCGCCGTACGAGGGGCAACGCCAGCGGACGACAAGTGCGTGCCTGTCGAGTGCCGCAGTGCGTGGATATGAACCCGGCGGCCTAGGTCGTCTATCTTATCGATCCCGGCGGCTACCAGATCCCGGTTCAGGATCCGCAGCAGGCCCGTCGGCACGTTGAACACAAGATCATCAACGCTCTTGCCTTCAATCCACGCGGCAAGATCACACACCAAATCGCTCTTGAGCGGGACGCTACTGCCTTTGCGGTTCTTCTCATTGGCGCCCTGCAATCGAATGAACGGTACGTCTCCAAACGACACGTCACGAACCCGCAGCGTGCGTAGCTCGCGAGCCCGCAGACCCGTCAGCAGAGCCGTTTTGTAGATCAAGGCGCGTTCATGCCCCAACCGCAGCAGGTTCGCCCATCGACGCGGCCGCACGTTGGCACCTCGCTCGCCCTTCCGTGGTCCCGTGCGGATCGTCCGGGCTTCGTCCAGGGGACGGCGGCGGGCCACGTCAAACAACCGGCTCAGCTCCTCGTAGGTGATGGCTCGGGCTTCGCGGCGGCGGTCCTGCTTGACGTCCTTCAATCCGAAACCGTCAAATGGATTCGATGCAATCCGGCGCTCGCCTGTCATCGACGATTGCTTGCCGTCGAGTCGCTTGCCATACAACCACCAACCAAACGCCGTCCAGAGTGCCGCGTGCCAGTTGTAGGTACCAGCGGACATTTCAGCATCTTGCCGCAACCATTTCCGCAGCTTGCCAGCGTCCATAGCGAAAGGGGCCACCCTACTCTAGATTCCTTCGAGCGTTCTTTCAGCTGAAATTTGTAGCGCTGAGAGGCGAGGAACCGCCGGATCAAAGGCAAACCGGTTCCCCGCACGCAGGCAAATGGTGCAATTGCCGCAATGCAGCAACTGACCGCGCAGCGGATAACCTGAACCTGTCTTCGCGGCAGCATTCCGCGACGGCTTCAGACCGCTGAGAGGCCCAGCGGATTCCCGCTGGCGCACAGCCATCCCTGCCCGCGACGGCATGCTTCGCCCGCAAGGCTCTCCGGTGTGCCTGCCGCTCGTTTGAAGATCCGACCGAATTTCCGCACCACATCGCACCAGCCATGCGTGTCCAAGCCAATTCGCTGCAAGATCGGGGTCAGATGGGCTGGAATGCTGCCGATCTTATCAGCACGCAACTGGCGCCCCGTCCAATCGAGAAGTTCCAGATACCGCTCCATCGACACCGGAAGAAACCCCTTGCTGCTGGCCCGGCGTCCAGAGGACTCCATCGCAGGACCAACCTTGTCGGACTGTTCGTCAATCTCGACTGGGCTCATCCAACCACTGCGACGCCGAGCCCGACTCCGCTCCCAATCATGGGTGCTAGGCCGACGCCGATCCTGCCGCTCGCTCAAATCGTCAATCCGAGCCTTCGCTCCGGTGTAATCACTGGTCTCCGGAGTTTCCGCCAGCGCAGCACGAATCGGATTCAGATCAACGTACGCCGCGCACACCAGCAAACTGGATTCATCGAGCAAAATTTGCGCTCGGTATCTACCTTCCCAAAAGTGCCCGCGAACCTCGTCTTCAGCATTGCTCCTCCGCGCAATATTCTCAGCGGTGCACCGCATCCACCAGCTGATATCGGACAGTCGAGTGCGACGTTCCGACAACACTTCGGGTTGGTTGAGGATCATGTCCAGCTCCGGCTTCGTGGGCTCCGCAGGCGAACCGTCCTCGTTTCGCCGCCGGGGGAATAGTCGCAGCCAACGCCGGGCCACTTCATCGTCCGACCAAGCTGCCGCCACATCCGCCCGACTGCGTAGGACCAGATGAATGTGGTTGTGCATCACCGAAAAAGTCAAGCAATCGATCGCAAAGACCGAAGCCAGGAACTCCAGGCGATCACGAATCCAGCCACGCCGATGTTCGTACGAGGTCCCCGTCAACGGATCATCGCCGCAAAGAAACGCACGGCGCACGCACCGCTGAATGCAATGCACCACCTGCACTTCGGATGGATCGAGAACTTCACCACGAGCTTGACGAGGCATCGTACCGACTCCGCAAAGAGAAACAGCAAGGCCGCAAAACCCTCACGACCATTTCCATCGTACGCGTTGCCGAGGATTAGTCAAATTGAAGTGTGCCTGTCCCTATATGGCTATATGGGCGGGCGGTCTTGCCTGTCCCTATACGGGCGCCTGTCCCTATGTATGCTAAACGGGCGCTATATGGGCGCTATATGGGCGGATGGTGCGATCGGGTCTGGATCACTGCTATTTCATTAGGCTGTCGATCAGCATGGCCGCCTGCTCCGCCGCTGGAACATTGGTACCCGTCGACGGCGGCACAAAATGCTCACGTGCGAGTAGCTTGGTGAGCGTGGCGGGGAGGTCGCTATCTCGGCGAAGATATAATCCCAACTCGAAGCGTTCGACCCGCGCCGCATTATCGAATTGGTCGAAGGCCAGCGGGCGGATCATCTGGGGGACGCCGGCGTTGATGGCCCGGCTGGTCGTGCCGATCCCGCCGTGGTGAATAACGGCATGGCAGCGGGGTAACCACTGACCCAGCGGCACGTATCCGACGCTGCGCAGATTGGGATGCTGGACTCCGCCAGGGTTCGCAGGGCAACACCATACGACAGGAATTTGCCATGGCTGACAGAGCCTGGCAACCTCCAGCACAAAGTCCTGATCGCCGGGATGGGCCGATCCAGTCGTCACAAGCAAGGGACGATCGGTAGGAAGTTCCAATGCACTGACAGGCTCGATTCCATCGTCGAGCGGGAACCCAACGCACTGCAAGGACGCATTGTTGGAGGTACCCGCGGAGTAATGTTCAGCAATTTCAGGTGCAAACCACGCTGGATACAATCCGAGCAGCTGATCGGGCGACCGGCACCAGTCTTGCATCAACCGTCTACGAGGCGGCAGGCCCGCTCGAGCGTGTCGGGATTCGTTGATCACAGGACCGATCGCTCGATCGATCAGATAGCGATCGCCGAGCCAGTACGAAAGTCGATTTAAACGTGGCCAGCCCACTGGCATCGCGGCACGAAACCAACCGCAATCCGGCATTAACCGCGGAGGCATTTCCGGGTGCCGCATCATCGAGGGGGCAAGATGGATGCTCGACAGAGGACATGTGGGAACGGTTTCTCGAAATACCCGAGACGCAAAATCTAATGGATGGGCGACCAGCACGGTGCGGCCAGGCTCGGCCATCTCATCGAGGAACTTGAGATGCGGATAAAAGAACTGTTCTGCGACTTCGCCAAGCACACGGCGGGCACCGGAAATGGGACGCCAGAACTCCCTCTGAGATGCGACCGCGTGAAAAGCGTCACTATCGATCACCACATTGGCATGCATGCCAGCGTCGCGAACGACGTCTGCGTAGGGTTCAGCAACACTAACGTGGCACTCGTAGCCACGAGCAGCAAGGCTTCGGCCGATCGCAACGACCGGATTAACGTCGCCCCGTGAGCCTGGGGCTGACAGGATCGCTCGACGGGCGCTCACGCGCGTTCAATGTCGTATTCAGTGATTTTCCGATACGCGGTGGCGCGGCTGATGCCGAGCAGTTTGGCGGCTTCGGGCACCCCACCGCTGGAGCGGTTGAGTGCTTTTTCGATCAAACGTTTTTCCCATACATCAATTCGCAGCGTGTCGATGTTCGAGAGCCCCGCGTCACGCAGACCTAAGTCATCGTCAACAATCTCCGGTTCATCAGCCATCACGACGGCACTGTCGATCACATTGCGTAATTGACGAACATTGCCCGGCCATGCGTACGAGAGCAAGCGTTCGCGCGCCGTCGCCGAGAGCGTCAATTGCGGTCGACCGTGCTGTAATAAAAAGTGAACGAGGAAGTGATCGATCAAGATATTGATGTCTTCGTCACGATCCCGCAGTGGCGGAACGGGCAATTCGAATACACTCAGGCGGTAGAACAGGTCCTCTCGAAAACGGCCGTCACGAACAAACTCGGTCAAATCGCGATTGGTCGCGGCGATCACGCGCACGTCCACGCGAACCTGCTTGCTAGCACCGACCGGCAGAAAAGGATGGCCTTCTAGGATCCGCAGCAGTTTGGCTTGCCCTTCCATACTCATCTCACCGATTTCATCAAGAAACAGCGTTCCCTGATCGGCCTGTTCGAATAGACCAACATGGTCGCTGTCGGCGCCAGTGAATGATCCTCTTTTATGTCCGAACAGTTGGCTTTCGAGCAAATCACGGGGGATGGCCGCACAGTTCACTGTCAACATCGGGCGGTCATTGCGGTTGCCGGCCCGGTGGACTGCCCGTGCAACGAGTTCCTTGCCCGAGCCGCTTTCGCCACGAATCAGCACCGAGCCGCTGGCCCGTCCCACTCGTTCGATCCGCTCCTTTAGCTTACGCATGGGGGCGCTCTCACCGATCAACTCACCTTGGTCCGCATTGCGATTGGCGATGCGTTGATGCTCCACCCTCAAGTTCTCGGTGAGTGTTGACTGCGTCAGTCCCATCGCGAGCAGCCCCGCCGCGCCGAGCGCCAGGTCGATCAATGCATCACCGTAGGGTTCTGAGTTGCGATGAAAAATCAGCACTCCGAGCACCCGTTCGTCCGCTGTGATAGGAACCAGCAGACGCTGCATCGTCCCGCCATCGCTATCGGATGGGTCCGGGATTTCATTGAGGTAAACTTCGCCGCTCTTAGTGACGCGTCGCAATTGAGCGCGATCAAGTTTCACCGGAGGACTCTTCTTGGGGAATTGTCGGCGCATCTTCCAACGCCCGTCCCCGCCGTCGATCGCCAGCCCTGTCATTTCAGAGTACGTTCGCGCATGTAAAAGCTCGAGCGTGGTATCGATCACGTCATCCGGTTTCTGACCATGCAGGAGCGCCAGGCTGAGTTGATAGAGGTCGAGCAGATGCTGAGGCTGCTCGATCAAATCACCTGCTTCACGAACCACTTCGGCGTCGCGAGACTTCCAGCACTCGACGTCTTCGTAGACCGTCTGGGACAAGTCTTCACCGGAACCCGATTCATCGTCGCTGGAAATCAGCAACAATGCGGTCTTGCCAATCACAACTCGCGTCTGGTCAATCAAGCGCGCGTCGTCGACACGCTGTCCATTGACGAGGGTGCCATTACGGCTGTTAGTATCACGCAAGTGCCACGCATAATCCTCATAATAGACGACCGCATGGAACCGGCTGCTGTTGGGATCCGACAGCATGATGTCACAGCCGTTGGCGCGACCGATGTGCATCGGGCG contains these protein-coding regions:
- the metH gene encoding methionine synthase, which codes for MPYEASDSQLHHLIRERILLLDGAMGTMIQRFGLSEADVRGDRFADHHKDLKNFSDILCLTHPDKITDIHRAYFEAGSDIVETNSFGASPVGMVEFDLPLELVDEINHAAVRCARIAADEWTERTPDKPRFVAGSIGPTTKQLAISTEDDPAHRGATFEQMVDSYRAQVDSLVAAGVDILLPETAIDTLNLKACLFAISDFYQAGGRRVPVMASGTFGDGGRTFVSAQTVEAFWTAINHFPLLSVGMNCALGPDVMRAHIEELSHVAEIPVSCHPNAGLPNEMGEFDLGPKAMADKVGEYADNGWVNILGGCCGTTPDHIRAMAERIKGRKPKQDSVGPVYTRLSGQMPMAMRPEIPFTMVGERTNVMGSKKFARLIRDEKYEEAVEIAREQVENGATIIDVNFDEGMLDGVEAMTRFLRLIAGDHVAAAVPVMIDSSKWEVLEAGLRNVQGKAIVNSISLKDGEAEFLRRARLVRQYGAAAVVMAFDEEGQAADEDNKVRICKRAYDLLTKELDFPTEDIIFDPNILTIATGMEEHNNYAVDFINAVRRIKVECPGAKTSGGVSNISFSFRGNDPVREAIHSAFLYHAIAAGLDMGIVNAGQLEVYEQVPKDLLERVEDVLLNRRSDATERMLEFAETVKSGGKKKSGEDLAWRSEPVAERMKHALVKGIDKYITEDTEEARQHFDRCIQVIEGPLMDGMKVVGDLFGQGKMFLPQVVKSARVMKKAVAYLEPYMDEEKRLAGTQDEAARGKFLIATVKGDVHDIGKNIVGVVLQCNNYEVIDLGVMVSSEKILEEAIKQNVDMIGLSGLITPSLDEMTHVAREMKRSGFTMPLLVGGATTSAKHTAVKIAPGYDGPVIHVLDASRSVNVVERLLSKEHRDEFIADNVETQKKLVASFQGRKQTLVPYAEALEKHFQTDWANVQIDKPSFTGTRVLKDIPLAEIRPYIDWSPFFSTWELKGKYPKILQDKVVGEQAKELFQDANSLLDEVIAGKLLTANAVYGFWPAASDGEDVILYTDESRSEELSRLHFLRQQWERKGQADYRSLADYIAPLDSGREDYIGGFAVTTGIGAMELAMKYKEELDDYKAIMVQAIADRLAEGLAEMLHERARGDWGFGNSEGLSKEELIGESYRGIRPAAGYPACPDHTEKRTLFDLLDAEKQTGIELTSSYAMTPGAAVSGLYFGHPEARYFTVERMTKDQIESYAKRKGWPIETVERWLAPNLAY
- a CDS encoding transposase, whose protein sequence is MPRQARGEVLDPSEVQVVHCIQRCVRRAFLCGDDPLTGTSYEHRRGWIRDRLEFLASVFAIDCLTFSVMHNHIHLVLRSRADVAAAWSDDEVARRWLRLFPRRRNEDGSPAEPTKPELDMILNQPEVLSERRTRLSDISWWMRCTAENIARRSNAEDEVRGHFWEGRYRAQILLDESSLLVCAAYVDLNPIRAALAETPETSDYTGAKARIDDLSERQDRRRPSTHDWERSRARRRSGWMSPVEIDEQSDKVGPAMESSGRRASSKGFLPVSMERYLELLDWTGRQLRADKIGSIPAHLTPILQRIGLDTHGWCDVVRKFGRIFKRAAGTPESLAGEACRRGQGWLCASGNPLGLSAV
- a CDS encoding glycosyltransferase is translated as MSARRAILSAPGSRGDVNPVVAIGRSLAARGYECHVSVAEPYADVVRDAGMHANVVIDSDAFHAVASQREFWRPISGARRVLGEVAEQFFYPHLKFLDEMAEPGRTVLVAHPLDFASRVFRETVPTCPLSSIHLAPSMMRHPEMPPRLMPDCGWFRAAMPVGWPRLNRLSYWLGDRYLIDRAIGPVINESRHARAGLPPRRRLMQDWCRSPDQLLGLYPAWFAPEIAEHYSAGTSNNASLQCVGFPLDDGIEPVSALELPTDRPLLVTTGSAHPGDQDFVLEVARLCQPWQIPVVWCCPANPGGVQHPNLRSVGYVPLGQWLPRCHAVIHHGGIGTTSRAINAGVPQMIRPLAFDQFDNAARVERFELGLYLRRDSDLPATLTKLLAREHFVPPSTGTNVPAAEQAAMLIDSLMK
- a CDS encoding sigma 54-interacting transcriptional regulator; the encoded protein is MAAYLAIQNGQEKGTQYPLDRDRPMHIGRANGCDIMLSDPNSSRFHAVVYYEDYAWHLRDTNSRNGTLVNGQRVDDARLIDQTRVVIGKTALLLISSDDESGSGEDLSQTVYEDVECWKSRDAEVVREAGDLIEQPQHLLDLYQLSLALLHGQKPDDVIDTTLELLHARTYSEMTGLAIDGGDGRWKMRRQFPKKSPPVKLDRAQLRRVTKSGEVYLNEIPDPSDSDGGTMQRLLVPITADERVLGVLIFHRNSEPYGDALIDLALGAAGLLAMGLTQSTLTENLRVEHQRIANRNADQGELIGESAPMRKLKERIERVGRASGSVLIRGESGSGKELVARAVHRAGNRNDRPMLTVNCAAIPRDLLESQLFGHKRGSFTGADSDHVGLFEQADQGTLFLDEIGEMSMEGQAKLLRILEGHPFLPVGASKQVRVDVRVIAATNRDLTEFVRDGRFREDLFYRLSVFELPVPPLRDRDEDINILIDHFLVHFLLQHGRPQLTLSATARERLLSYAWPGNVRQLRNVIDSAVVMADEPEIVDDDLGLRDAGLSNIDTLRIDVWEKRLIEKALNRSSGGVPEAAKLLGISRATAYRKITEYDIERA
- a CDS encoding P-II family nitrogen regulator, which encodes MKLIIAIIQPSRLDAVKEALTRVEVHRLTVVDCQGFGRQRGQTGGMRGRDYGVNLLRKVQLQIGVNEEFVQPTIDAILAGGRSSEQGELGDGKIFVLPIDDCIRIRTGERGSDAI